In Haematobia irritans isolate KBUSLIRL chromosome 1, ASM5000362v1, whole genome shotgun sequence, a genomic segment contains:
- the LOC142220700 gene encoding uncharacterized protein LOC142220700: MEIKLSYTEKQSKHIYCMRQNCAIEWIQDPACIHQHQAKLQAFSNRCLRSILKIWWPRNISNEELLKIADLDNINTQIKRRKYNWNMMKYVARPSNGILKDQGREADQRQPGDEQFSTTNTFTKRKPIK; encoded by the coding sequence atggaaatcaaattatcTTACACCGAAAAAcaaagtaaacatatatactgCATGCGTCAAAACTGTGCTATTGAATGGATCCAAGACCCTGCTTGTATCCACCAGCATCAAGCAAAACTACAGGCTTTTAGCAACAGATGTCTTCGTAGTATTCTAAAAATTTGGTGGCCACGTAATATCTCCAATGAGGAACTTCTCAAAATAGCCGATCTAGACAATATAAATACACAAATTAAAAGGAGAAAATACAACTGGAATATGATGAAATATGTCGCGAGACCCTCGAATGGAATTCTCAAGGATCAAGGAAGAGAGGCAGACCAAAGACAACCTGGGGACGAACAATTTTCAACGACCAACACTTTTACTAAGCGAAAGCCCATCAAATAG